In Archangium violaceum, the following are encoded in one genomic region:
- the cglB gene encoding adventurous gliding motility lipoprotein CglB, with product MRAKLNLPSALVLGTLGGMLATGCQTYDFEPVEPLAITQTTETRRIEARERKPNLMLLVDTSGSMTAPADPSLAACKRNNVVCGDETFQCPISSGCDTRWSALQKAMGDFLGSSGTIARIGLTTYPSDDYCGSTGSVAIPLPTADKEDDVTLDANAKSVLAEIQSIKTYRTASDDRVPEGGTPTGLSLEYVGKLPELQTEERSDFVVVLTDGLPNCNAQFPKPYPNSACFCTLEGGCEYAPEDGCLDKDASVVAVEKLRAKNIQTIVIGFGADFNANNESGRQGAVTLNAMARAGGFARTCKVDLDCGTGDTCDKAAGVCNRGFYQAANRTELVNALKEITKKIGSDPCLLTFDPEELPSTDDLVVVYLNGERVDQGPDTWTMSGDTIRFTGSVCARLGESTPANPANIEVRAVRKR from the coding sequence ATGCGCGCCAAGCTGAATCTTCCGAGCGCCCTGGTGTTGGGCACCCTGGGTGGAATGCTCGCCACGGGCTGCCAGACCTATGACTTCGAGCCGGTGGAGCCATTGGCCATCACCCAGACGACGGAGACGCGGCGGATAGAGGCGCGTGAGCGCAAGCCGAACCTGATGCTGCTGGTGGACACGTCCGGCTCGATGACGGCGCCGGCGGACCCGAGCCTCGCCGCCTGCAAGAGGAACAACGTGGTCTGCGGCGACGAAACGTTCCAGTGTCCCATCTCGAGCGGCTGCGACACGCGCTGGAGCGCGCTGCAGAAGGCGATGGGGGACTTCCTGGGCAGCAGCGGGACGATTGCCCGCATCGGCCTCACCACCTACCCGTCGGATGACTACTGCGGCTCCACGGGCTCGGTGGCGATTCCGTTGCCCACCGCGGACAAGGAAGACGATGTCACGCTCGATGCCAACGCCAAGAGTGTGTTGGCGGAGATCCAGAGCATCAAGACCTACAGGACGGCGTCGGACGACAGGGTTCCGGAGGGGGGTACGCCCACGGGTCTGAGCCTCGAGTACGTGGGCAAGCTTCCGGAGCTGCAGACGGAGGAACGCTCCGACTTCGTGGTGGTGCTGACGGACGGACTGCCCAACTGCAACGCTCAGTTCCCCAAGCCGTACCCGAACTCCGCGTGCTTCTGCACGCTGGAAGGTGGTTGCGAGTACGCGCCGGAGGACGGCTGCCTCGACAAGGATGCCTCGGTGGTGGCGGTGGAGAAGCTGCGCGCCAAGAACATCCAGACCATCGTCATCGGCTTCGGCGCGGACTTCAACGCCAACAATGAGTCGGGGCGCCAGGGCGCGGTGACCCTCAACGCCATGGCCAGGGCGGGTGGCTTCGCGCGCACGTGCAAGGTGGACCTGGACTGTGGCACGGGCGACACGTGCGACAAGGCGGCGGGGGTGTGCAACCGCGGCTTCTATCAGGCGGCCAACAGGACCGAGCTGGTGAATGCGCTGAAGGAGATCACCAAGAAGATCGGTTCGGATCCGTGCCTGCTGACCTTCGATCCCGAGGAGCTTCCGAGCACCGATGACCTGGTGGTGGTGTACCTGAACGGCGAGCGTGTGGATCAGGGTCCGGACACCTGGACCATGTCGGGCGATACCATCCGCTTCACGGGCTCCGTGTGTGCGCGCCTCGGGGAGTCCACGCCGGCCAACCCGGCGAACATCGAAGTGCGCGCCGTCCGGAAGCGGTAG